AGGAGAGGAACCCATTTGCACCCCTGAGCTCTGAGTCTGAGTGCATGGGTTTGGGGTCCTTCTGCCGAGGGCTGGAATATGAGGAGCAGAAAAATGGTAAGGAGATACCAAAAGATGCACTTTCCCTCCTTTCATGTCCCCGTCTGGCTGTGGCCCTGCCTAGGCAGTTACCCCGTCTCACTCTCCTTGCCTGAGAGAGGCAGGAACGCTGCAGCCTTGTCATCACCACCCTGTGGGCCACAGTCCACAGCTCACATTTCCTAGTGGGAGGGTGTAAAGCAAAGCACACAGAACCCAGGCTGCCTTGGAGGCTCTGCTGCCAACCGGCTGTGTGACCCTGTGCACAaggccctctgctcctcccccgtctgggcctcagtttcttcatctgtaacatgaaGGGCTGAGTGCTTATGAGCCCAGGAGGCTACAAATGGGTAACAACAGTGCCTTCTCCTTGAGGGTAAATGCCCTGGCTTCAGAGACGGACCACTCTTTGTTTCTTGATCCTCAAGGCTCGGCAAGAATCTGCCCTGTCCTTGCCtccctccagctttgctttttttgttgctTTGTCCACTAAAGAATAGGGAACTGACCCCATCAGAGTGGAACCTAAGAGTTGGAGATTCAGTGGTCTCAAAAAAGAACTGGGaaagtcggttaagtgtctttcttttaagatttatttattcatttgagatagagagagcacatgcacacatgtgcacgcaaGGGGACAGGcggagggaaagaatcctcaagcagactccccactaagcacagagcctgacttggggctcgatcccaaaacctgagatcatgatctgaggcaaaaccaagagtcagacacttgatgaatggagccatccaggcgcccctcagcatccgattcttggttttggttcaggtcatgatctcagggttgtgagctcaagccccacatcgggctccgacctgggaatggagcctgcttaagattttctctctccttctctctctgccccttccccacttctcttcctctcttataaaaaaaaaagaggggcgcctaggtggctcagttgttaagcatctgccttcggctcaggtcatgatcccggggtcctgggatcgagccccacatcaggctccctgctcagcgggaagcctgcttctccctctcccactccccctgcttgtgttccctctctcgcagtgtctctctctgtcaaataaataaataaataaaaatcttaaaaaaaaaaaaaaaagaaagaaagaaccaggGGGTCAGCAGCTTCTGGAGAAGCTCTTTAAAGTCATGAGcctccagagattttttttacattgtggtaaaatacaaataacataaaatttaccatcataaCCACTtctaagtatacagttcagtacattcacagggttgtgcaaccaatctccaaaacgctttcatcttgtaaaactgaaactctatacccaggAAATAGCAACTCCTATTTCCCTTCCCCTAACCcttggaaaccaccattctattttcggTCTCTATGAATTGGGCTGCTCTAGgaacctcatataagtggaaccatacagtatctgtctttctgtcactggcttatttcacttagcataatgtccacATGTGGACGATGTGTCAGAACTTCCTTACTTTTCAAGGCTGACTAATACTCCATTgcgtggatataccacattttgtttatccacagACATTTAGGttccttccaccttttggctattgtgaataaataCTGCTGTGAACACGCGTGTGCAAATTGCTCTTCAaaatcctgctttcaattctttaattggagtattttttattttatgtacagtGAGTTGACATTAAAGTAGGTATCCTGATTATCTGCAGTTAACGTAGGTTATCTTGGATGACCAATTCAAGGAAGTTCACTTAATCCAACTTAATGAAGCCTATATCCTTCGCGTACTGACGGAAACACGGGCGGCACATATTGAGGCCGTATTTCCGGGTCAGACCGTGCCGGTTTGAGCAGACGCGGCAAGAACGAGAACCCTGGCCAAATTTCCTCGGATGGCTCCAGTACAGCTGCTGGTGACCCATCTTGCTCTCTCGGATGCAACGAGGCAAaaaaccctgctttcaattctttaaGGGTGTATACTGGGAAGTGGCACCAGGCgatttttaaatccttaattatacttaaaagagaaaaagagcctCTGTGCCTTTTGTCCCACACCTAGGGCAgttgtttaaaagaaagaatcctCATTTGAGCTAATAAAACCCAGAAACTAAATGCCAACAGAGGCAGCACCGAAGACACCCACCATCAGAGTATTTTAGCTGGGGAGGGAGCCTGCAAGGGGTGTGGGATGGTGGTGTTCAGAAAGTCAGCTGACAAAGGCGCCAAGCCTTGGAGGGGACCCCAAACCCCCTCTGACTCATCTGGGGTCAGTGAGGAATATGAGATGGCAATCAAGGTAGTGGAAATGTTTCCTATGGAAGCAGCTTTAGCTTTTCAACCCTCaattcttccatcccttcatgggATGCACCACCACACAGCTTCAGCCAACAGTGATCTTCTGGAAATTCCCTCTGTCTCCCACAGATgagacaaacaaaacacacagtcTCATATTGTCAAAAATAGGCACCCTTGGTTGAAATGCAGTCTACCAGAGCTGGGGACTTGGCCTGCATACAAGAACAGGAAGTagaaactggggggggggggtgtgtgccAAGGTTCCTGCAAGATACCGAGCAGCAACAGCTGGAGGGTGCTGGTCAGGTGTGGGCTCTGGGGTATGTGGGTATCACCCCTGGCAGTTTCCACATAATACTCTATAGCTGAGGGCCTACTCTCTCTTTCTATATTAGGGAAAATGACCCAACTCTGTTAGGCTTCTACAAACAAGAGCATGAAGAGCTTCTGAGGCTCTAGGTGGCTTCAAGATGGCAAAgccaagacatttttttccctgctgCTTCTCTCAAAAATCATGCAAAcaccaagaaataaaacaagaaacagaagcaCATACTCAAGTTGGAAGCAAGTGGGGCTCACCCCAAATCACAATATATGAATACAGAAAGTGAATGGAGGAATAGTTCTAACAGAGAGTTTGAGGGTAGCATCTAaatgcagggaggtgggggtggacaTGACAATAGGAAGTGGGGTTCTGGAGGAACCCAGGAAGGTTCGGGAATTAGAGGCATAATGGAAAATGGGAATGGGGCTAACAATAAGGAGAGATGCCTTATGCCCCTCActccaggagggaggggagacagggaAATTAAGTTCAAGTTGACCTTCGGAATGGTGAGCCTCAAACGCCTAGCCCTTCCTGGCTTCAGAATAAAGAGCAAAGATAAAGACCGATTGATGCTGATTTTGGGAAGGGGGTTCTGGATGAAAAACAGGAGCTAGCCACCAGACTGAGCCCACCAGCCTCCACACCTCGCAAAGGGCCTCTAGTCAGCTCTGCAGTACTCACTCTTAAACATAACTAGCTGGATGCCTCCACACAGTTCTGAGAAAAACTTACAACATCTATGGAGAGATCCAaacaaaccagcagaaggaaatagtaaagggACTctactgttttttaaacttttaaactttttgaagactttaaagaacagaaaggaaaaaagataataggcaaaaaaaaaaaaagaacaaattagaaaTCTAGTATCAGATAATAGAAAgtcaagaaagaaaggagaaactgcTAGAAGGAATttactgaaaaagacaaaaaaagagaaaaatttacagAATTGAGAGATCAGTCTTGAAATGCCCTTTGAGTATCGTCCTGtgtaatgaattaaaaaaacccacttaaCATTCATGAAATTTCACAATCGTTTGGATAAAAAGATCCTAAAATCttccagaaagggaaaaatacaacAGGTGCACACAAGGATTGGGAATAAGAAtggaataaacattttcttttttttaagattttatttatttgacagagagagacacatggagagagggaacacagcagggggagtgggagagggagaagcaggcttcctgtagagcagagagcccgacgcagggctcgatcccaggaccctgggatcatgacctgaacctaaggcagacgcttaaccgactgagccacccaggcgccctggcataaACGTTTTCAATGGCAATGCTGGAAGCCTGAAGATGGTAGGTCAATGCCTTCATAATCCCgagggagaatccatttctgcCTGGTTTTACACCCAAATACTAATCAAGTAAAAGTAGACTAGAGGCATTTTCAGAACGCTACAGGAGGAATATTCTACCAAAATTAGACCAAGAGGAAGGGCTTCCAGGGATCTCCTATCAGTGGCTACATGGCAGGTCCAGAGCCCGTCAGTTCCGGACAGTTCcggacagagggaaaaaaaaatggactgaTAAATCCAGAAGTTGGATTTTGTGTGTAAAACTGtattttgtttagtattttaGAGGTGCTGGAGGGTGTGGAAGACTTATTTGAATGAAAActaagcacattttaaaaaagtaatctctatacccaatgtggggctcaaactcacaaccaagatcaagagtctcatggtctatggactgagccagccaggcgccctaaaactaactgcattttaaagatttacttatttgagagtgacagagagaaagagagcacgcgcatgcaaacacacacacacacagatgtgagTGCTCACGTGAGTggttgggggagcagagggatagaatcttttaagcagactctcccgctgagtgcaaagcctgagACTGCCTCAgtctcaagacccatgagataatgacctgagccgaaaccaagagctgaaaCCCAAAactaaccacattttaaaaaaagattttatttatgtatttgacagagagagacacagcgagagatggaacacagcagggggagtgggagagggagaagcaggcggccgctgagcagggagcccgatgtgggacttaatcccaggaccctgggatcatggcccgagccgaaggcagacgcccaacaactgaggcacccaggtgcccctattaacTATTTCTAAAAAGTTGTATAatggagcacctgagtggctcagttggttaagcgtccaactcttggtttcggctcaggtcatgatttcatggtcctgggatcgagccccgggtcaggctccctgctcagcgggaacctgcttctccctctgcctttgcccctctcccccacttgttgtgctctctcttaaataaataaaatctttaaaaaaaaaaagttaggggtgcctgggtggctcagttggttaagggtctgcctttggctcaggtcatgatcccaggaccctgggatcgagtcccacatggggctccctgctcagcgggaagcctgcttctccctctgcctgcagcttctcctgcttgtgctctctctctctcttacaagtaaataaaatcttaaaaaaaaacacattgttaaaaaaaagttgtacaaTAATTAGCTGGCTCATCAAGGgtcatagtaataaaaataatgcatatttttaataaatttgtgatataggggcacctgggtggctcagttgttaggcgtctgccttcggctcaggtcatgatcccagggtcctgggatcgagccccgcatcgggctccctgctcggcgggaagcctgcttctccctctcccactccccctgcttgcgttccctctctcactgtgtctctctctgtcaaataaacaaataaaatctttaaaaaaaaattgttgtgaTATAACTATATTGGGGAATGGGAAGAGAAGGGTGTACAAATGATAGTAAGTCCTCAAAAAGAAATATGGGGGTAAATCCCCAAAAAAGAGCTGGAAAATGTTAGTTACTTCtaaagagtgggggggggggagtggagaggcAAGAGATTACTGCTTTGTTAGGAGTCTTTTAGTAATCTTGAGATTTAACTATTTACGTATATAAACAACTTACATATAACTTTGACAtacttttattatggaaaaaaatcaagcccaaacagggcgcttgggtggctcagttggctgggtgactgcctttggctcaggtcatgatcctggagtccagtcccaggatccagtcccacatcaggctccctgctcagcatggagtctgcttctccctctgcccctcccccctct
The sequence above is a segment of the Zalophus californianus isolate mZalCal1 chromosome 2, mZalCal1.pri.v2, whole genome shotgun sequence genome. Coding sequences within it:
- the LOC113924911 gene encoding 40S ribosomal protein S29-like codes for the protein MGHQQLYWSHPRKFGQGSRSCRVCSNRHGLTRKYGLNMCRPCFRQYAKDIGFIKLD